Proteins encoded by one window of Filimonas effusa:
- a CDS encoding efflux RND transporter periplasmic adaptor subunit, translating to MGKPLRIIVTVLVVIAVIALIGWVLSSNKKKNEAQTAAVAETNSAAIAVTVDTVKRTQLALSFAANGNFMAASEISLAAEKSGRVTRILVDEGSYVTKGQLLVTIKMNQLSVELDNAKASYANALRDKERYENAFATGGVTRQQLDQAILTLKNAEAKVQQAAISIDDANILAPFNGVVNKRHIEPGAVLSPGTALFDIVDVSKLKLQVLVNESQVVLLKKGDNVKIKASVFPDKTFDGVISFIAAKSDESLNFTVELEVKNQGENLLKAGMYGTASFEFPATAPAIAIPRSAFVGSVSSNQVFVLDKDKARIRKVTAGRITGDVVEVLDGLSEGEVIISSGQINLVDGSQVQTVK from the coding sequence ATGGGAAAGCCCTTAAGAATAATCGTAACAGTATTAGTAGTAATAGCCGTTATAGCGTTGATAGGCTGGGTACTCAGCAGTAACAAGAAAAAGAATGAGGCGCAAACTGCGGCGGTAGCGGAAACAAACAGCGCTGCCATTGCAGTAACTGTTGACACGGTAAAACGTACGCAGCTGGCGTTGAGCTTTGCTGCGAATGGCAATTTTATGGCTGCAAGCGAGATTAGTCTTGCCGCCGAAAAATCGGGCCGTGTTACCCGGATACTTGTTGATGAAGGCAGTTATGTAACGAAGGGGCAATTGCTGGTAACGATAAAGATGAACCAGCTTTCTGTGGAGCTGGACAATGCGAAGGCCAGCTATGCCAATGCCCTTCGGGATAAAGAAAGATATGAGAATGCATTTGCTACGGGTGGGGTTACACGCCAGCAGCTGGACCAGGCGATACTCACCCTTAAAAATGCGGAAGCCAAAGTACAGCAGGCGGCTATTTCGATTGACGACGCCAATATACTGGCGCCATTCAACGGCGTTGTCAACAAACGTCATATAGAGCCGGGCGCTGTGCTTTCGCCAGGCACAGCGCTTTTTGACATTGTAGATGTGTCGAAGTTAAAGCTACAGGTGCTGGTGAATGAAAGCCAGGTGGTGCTGCTGAAAAAGGGCGACAATGTTAAGATCAAGGCAAGTGTATTTCCAGATAAGACGTTTGACGGCGTGATCAGCTTTATTGCTGCGAAGTCGGACGAGTCGCTCAATTTCACTGTTGAGCTGGAGGTAAAGAACCAGGGAGAGAACCTACTCAAGGCTGGCATGTATGGCACTGCCTCTTTCGAGTTTCCTGCAACCGCTCCTGCGATCGCCATACCACGCAGCGCTTTTGTGGGCAGTGTAAGCAGCAACCAGGTGTTTGTGCTGGACAAGGACAAAGCCCGGATAAGAAAGGTAACAGCAGGCCGTATTACCGGTGATGTTGTTGAAGTGCTGGACGGTTTATCGGAAGGTGAGGTTATCATCAGCAGCGGCCAGATAAATCTTGTAGACGGCAGCCAGGTTCAGACTGTCAAGTGA
- a CDS encoding efflux RND transporter permease subunit, with protein MKLAEISIKRPTLVIVLFTVLIGGGILSYTSLNYELLPKFALSTISISTVYPGASPSEVENTVTRKIEDAVSSMENIKKLEAKSFESLSTVTITLNTGADADYGLNDAQRKVNAILKDLPDDVDPPSLQKFSIDDLPIITLSASSSMEAGAFYDLMDKRIGPAISRVPGVAQVNLVGGQEREIQVNLDAERLQGYHLSVAQVQQAILSSNLDFPTGSVQTREQDILIRLTGKYRNVEELRQLVVATTNGVAVRVADVADVQDTQKDVEKLARVDQKSAIAVQITKQSDANAVAVSEAVQKIVARLEKDYAVNHVKLSFANDSSTYTLESADAVIHDLILAVILVAFVMLFFLHSIRNSLIVMVSIPASLIATFIGMQLLGFSLNLMSLLGLSLVVGILVDDAIVVLENIYRHMEMGKNRVRAAYDATREIGFTVTAITLVIVVVFLPIAITTGLVSDILREFCLVVVIATLLSLLSSFTIVPWLSSRFGKLEHVSNKTLFGRLILGFEKGLDKFTSFITRLLNWSLRHKIITLVTVLALLVSSFFLLGAGYIGAEFFPKSDKGEFLVQIEMPKDIAIEQTNQMALRAEQFLKKQKEVVKIITTVGQASGDVGASQSSAYKAELDVFLVPKSEREDDSYLYAAKIKTALQKELVTPKIKTAAVNILGTAEQAPLALVVMAPTLDTAMVFAEQAMQSLRSIKGATEVKLSVEAGNPEINVEVDRDKMSALGLTLQEVGTTMQTAFNGNTDGKFRAGEYEYDINIRFSSFNRGSAEDVNNLLFINSRKEQIRLSQFATVKQSSGPSQLERRDKSVSVTVEGQTVGRPTGTVQAEWQEAINKLKPPTGVTYVWGGDQENQGEGFGTLGIALLAAIILVYLIMVALYNSFAYPFVVLFSIPLSIIGALLALGLTNNTLNIFTILGLIMLIGLVAKNAIILVDFTNQRKAEGESTEQALIQANHARLRPILMTTIAMVIGMIPIAIAKGAGAEWKNGLAWVVIGGLISSLFLTLIVVPVMYSIIDKLSNKFAKKDKQSIDALMTADYTPTEVGEDGFSHSHVQ; from the coding sequence ATGAAATTAGCAGAAATATCCATAAAACGCCCTACCCTGGTAATAGTACTGTTTACGGTACTTATAGGCGGGGGCATACTCAGTTATACTTCGCTCAATTATGAGTTGTTACCCAAGTTTGCGCTTTCGACGATATCGATAAGTACGGTGTATCCGGGCGCTTCGCCCAGTGAGGTGGAGAATACGGTGACGCGTAAGATAGAAGATGCGGTATCTTCTATGGAGAACATTAAAAAACTGGAGGCGAAGTCTTTTGAAAGTTTATCAACGGTTACGATTACCCTGAATACCGGCGCTGATGCGGACTATGGTCTTAATGATGCACAGCGGAAGGTTAATGCGATACTCAAGGATCTGCCTGATGATGTAGATCCGCCTTCCCTGCAGAAGTTTTCGATCGACGACTTACCTATCATTACGTTATCGGCGTCGTCGTCTATGGAAGCGGGCGCTTTTTATGACCTGATGGATAAGCGCATAGGGCCTGCTATTTCGCGGGTACCGGGTGTTGCGCAGGTTAACCTTGTGGGTGGACAGGAAAGGGAGATACAGGTGAACCTGGATGCGGAGCGTTTACAGGGTTATCATCTTTCGGTAGCACAGGTACAACAGGCGATACTCAGTTCCAATCTTGATTTCCCTACAGGTAGCGTACAAACGAGGGAGCAGGACATTCTTATCCGTTTAACGGGTAAATACCGGAATGTTGAAGAACTGCGTCAACTGGTTGTTGCTACCACCAATGGTGTAGCTGTACGTGTTGCGGATGTAGCTGATGTACAGGACACGCAAAAGGATGTAGAGAAGCTTGCACGGGTTGACCAGAAGAGCGCTATCGCGGTACAGATCACCAAACAAAGTGATGCCAATGCGGTTGCTGTGAGTGAAGCCGTACAGAAGATCGTTGCGCGGCTGGAGAAAGACTATGCCGTCAATCATGTTAAGCTGAGCTTTGCGAATGACAGTTCCACCTATACGCTGGAGTCGGCCGATGCGGTTATTCACGATCTTATACTGGCGGTGATACTGGTTGCTTTTGTGATGTTGTTTTTCCTGCATAGTATCCGTAACTCCCTGATCGTAATGGTATCTATTCCGGCTTCACTGATCGCTACTTTTATAGGGATGCAGTTACTGGGCTTTTCACTGAACCTGATGTCGCTGCTGGGTTTATCGCTGGTGGTAGGGATACTGGTGGATGACGCCATTGTGGTACTGGAGAATATTTACCGGCATATGGAAATGGGTAAGAACCGTGTAAGAGCTGCCTATGACGCTACGCGGGAAATAGGTTTCACGGTAACGGCCATTACGCTGGTTATTGTGGTGGTGTTTCTGCCTATTGCCATTACCACGGGGCTTGTATCGGATATCTTAAGGGAGTTTTGTCTTGTGGTTGTTATCGCGACCTTGTTATCGTTATTGTCGTCGTTCACGATTGTGCCCTGGCTATCGTCGCGTTTTGGCAAGCTGGAGCATGTGAGCAACAAGACCCTTTTTGGAAGGCTCATCCTTGGTTTTGAGAAGGGACTTGACAAGTTCACCAGTTTCATCACACGTTTACTCAACTGGTCGTTACGTCATAAGATCATTACGCTGGTGACGGTGCTGGCATTGCTGGTTTCTTCGTTCTTTTTACTGGGAGCGGGTTATATAGGCGCCGAGTTCTTTCCGAAGAGTGACAAGGGTGAATTCCTGGTGCAGATTGAGATGCCGAAGGATATTGCGATCGAGCAAACGAACCAGATGGCCTTACGTGCGGAGCAGTTTCTGAAGAAGCAGAAAGAGGTTGTAAAGATCATTACCACTGTAGGCCAGGCGAGCGGTGATGTGGGCGCTTCGCAGTCGAGCGCTTATAAGGCGGAGCTGGATGTATTTCTTGTTCCCAAGTCGGAGCGTGAAGATGATTCGTACTTATATGCTGCGAAAATAAAAACGGCGTTACAAAAGGAGCTGGTTACTCCTAAAATAAAAACTGCGGCAGTAAACATATTGGGTACTGCGGAACAGGCGCCGCTTGCATTAGTTGTAATGGCTCCCACGCTTGATACTGCGATGGTATTTGCGGAGCAGGCGATGCAATCGCTGCGTTCCATCAAAGGCGCTACCGAGGTTAAGTTATCGGTAGAAGCGGGCAATCCCGAGATCAACGTAGAGGTGGACAGGGATAAGATGTCAGCGCTGGGGCTTACTTTACAGGAAGTAGGCACTACGATGCAAACTGCTTTCAATGGTAATACCGATGGTAAGTTCCGGGCGGGAGAATACGAGTATGATATCAATATCCGTTTCAGCAGTTTCAACAGGGGTTCGGCAGAAGATGTGAACAACCTGCTATTTATCAATAGCCGCAAGGAGCAGATCAGGCTATCGCAGTTTGCAACGGTGAAGCAGTCGTCGGGTCCGAGCCAACTGGAAAGAAGAGATAAGAGTGTTTCTGTAACCGTGGAGGGGCAAACCGTTGGGCGTCCAACAGGTACGGTTCAGGCGGAATGGCAGGAAGCCATCAACAAGCTGAAGCCTCCAACAGGCGTTACTTATGTGTGGGGTGGCGACCAGGAAAACCAGGGTGAGGGTTTTGGCACTTTAGGGATTGCGTTACTGGCTGCGATCATACTGGTATACCTGATCATGGTGGCGTTGTATAACAGTTTTGCGTATCCCTTCGTGGTGTTGTTCTCTATTCCTTTATCGATCATAGGAGCTTTACTGGCATTGGGTTTAACCAATAATACGCTGAACATATTCACCATATTGGGGCTGATCATGCTTATTGGTCTTGTTGCGAAGAATGCGATCATACTAGTAGATTTCACCAACCAGCGAAAGGCTGAGGGTGAAAGCACCGAGCAGGCGCTGATACAGGCCAACCATGCGCGTTTGCGCCCGATATTGATGACTACCATCGCTATGGTGATAGGTATGATCCCTATTGCGATAGCAAAGGGTGCGGGCGCTGAATGGAAGAACGGCCTGGCCTGGGTTGTCATTGGTGGTTTGATAAGTTCATTGTTCCTGACATTGATAGTTGTGCCGGTGATGTATTCCATCATCGACAAGCTTAGTAATAAGTTCGCCAAAAAGGATAAGCAGTCGATAGATGCGCTTATGACAGCCGACTACACGCCCACTGAGGTCGGCGAAGATGGCTTCTCACATTCTCATGTTCAATGA
- a CDS encoding TetR/AcrR family transcriptional regulator produces MNTSEQLLITGQKLFGKLGIKAVTVDDLCNDLPISKKTFYKLYDDKKEFVLEVMRYSIKQLKRELIACRRNCDNAIEMLFAQQDILSGFYEMRPLFDPEFLELCPKAVRLIISFREVFLAAGIERNLREGVAAGLYQEAFDLKEVTKAFLLLIDILLLTKGPDKAAAKGALMIFINGITTSCGRALLMQIRG; encoded by the coding sequence ATGAACACATCTGAACAACTGCTGATAACCGGGCAAAAGCTGTTCGGTAAACTTGGAATAAAGGCGGTGACGGTAGACGATCTATGCAACGATCTGCCTATTTCGAAGAAGACGTTTTACAAGTTATACGACGACAAGAAGGAGTTTGTGCTGGAAGTAATGCGCTATTCGATCAAGCAGCTTAAAAGAGAATTGATTGCATGCAGGAGGAACTGCGACAATGCGATAGAGATGTTGTTTGCGCAGCAGGATATTTTATCGGGATTCTATGAGATGCGGCCATTATTTGATCCTGAGTTCCTGGAGCTATGCCCGAAGGCTGTACGGCTTATCATTTCATTCCGGGAGGTATTTCTTGCTGCAGGCATCGAGCGGAATTTGAGAGAAGGAGTAGCGGCAGGGCTTTACCAGGAAGCGTTTGATTTGAAGGAAGTGACGAAGGCCTTTTTGCTGCTGATAGATATACTGCTGCTGACCAAGGGTCCGGACAAGGCAGCAGCAAAGGGGGCGCTGATGATATTTATCAATGGGATCACCACGTCTTGCGGGAGAGCGCTATTAATGCAGATCAGGGGATAA
- a CDS encoding sigma-70 family RNA polymerase sigma factor, with amino-acid sequence MKISTAGEKELHFKAIYLETFEKLNRILLSSLKNESLVYDALQEAYLQLWLKWDRQSREADHYPFLYFYARNYALKQIARDIKRELIQHDIYKGTDSSNLERELERKEWRLQLSQVINKLPARRREIYRLFKEEGMSYQSIGEKLHISSKTVDSQLAKAVKTIRKEISSVYCLPKLSGIGFFLSVFLEW; translated from the coding sequence ATGAAAATATCTACTGCCGGGGAAAAGGAATTACATTTTAAGGCAATTTACCTGGAGACATTTGAAAAATTAAACAGGATATTGCTAAGTTCCCTCAAAAACGAATCGCTTGTTTATGATGCACTGCAGGAGGCTTATCTTCAGTTATGGTTAAAGTGGGATCGGCAAAGCCGGGAAGCAGATCATTATCCATTTCTTTATTTCTATGCGCGTAATTATGCGTTAAAGCAGATAGCCCGAGATATCAAGCGGGAGTTAATACAGCATGATATTTACAAGGGTACGGATTCGAGCAATCTTGAGCGTGAGCTGGAGCGTAAGGAGTGGCGTTTGCAGTTAAGCCAGGTTATCAACAAGTTACCTGCGCGGCGTCGTGAGATCTATCGTTTATTCAAGGAGGAAGGGATGAGTTATCAATCGATTGGGGAGAAGCTGCATATATCGTCGAAGACTGTTGACAGTCAGTTAGCCAAGGCTGTGAAGACGATACGCAAGGAGATCAGTTCTGTTTATTGTTTACCTAAGCTTAGTGGGATTGGCTTTTTTTTATCAGTATTTTTAGAGTGGTAA